The following are from one region of the Coffea eugenioides isolate CCC68of chromosome 2, Ceug_1.0, whole genome shotgun sequence genome:
- the LOC113763852 gene encoding amino acid transporter AVT6C-like isoform X2: MKQQQQQQRDAGASVPLLPEVVVQSDGVGISEGASMYSAIFNASTSMVGAGIMSIPATFKVLGIIPSFVVILIVAFFVEVTVEFLLKYTRHTGELDSYGALMAESFGKPGAVALQVCVLVTNLGAMIIYLIIIGDVLSGNCSGGSIHTGVLQEWFGTHWWNSRAYALLFVVLFIMLPLVILRRIDSLRHASAASILLAVLFVVLCSGMAIQAMWEGKTQKARLVPDFAHGMSFFDLFTTIPVIATAFGCHVNVHPIRAELGRPSQMSLAVRISLVLCIAIYFAVGFFGYVLFGDSIMADMLVNFDAVSDSVIETFVGDRFYQIFISDLRSACIYLCGCCGHPKYMVLLPVYGNNHSRVPHVHFPKLAYS; the protein is encoded by the exons ATGAAACAACAACAACAGCAGCAGAGAGATGCCGGAGCAAGTGTTCCTCTTTTACCGGAGGTGGTGGTTCAGTCAGACGGGGTGGGAATATCAGAGGGGGCATCAATGTATAGTGCCATTTTTAATGCGTCAACCAGCATGGTTGGTGCAGGGATCATGTCTATTCCGGCAACTTTTAAGGTTCTGGGAATAATCCCCAGTTTCGTAGTAATCTTGATTGTTGCTTTCTTTGTTGAGGTCACGGTGGAATTCTTGTTGAAGTACACCCGTCATACGGGAGAGTTGGATTCTTACGGTGCTCTGATGGCCGAGTCATTTGGCAAGCCTGGAGCTGTTGCTCTTCAAGTTTGTGTCTTGGTCACTAACCTGGGTGCCATgattatttatttgattattatTG GAGACGTGCTCTCAGGAAATTGTTCTGGAGGGTCAATTCACACGGGTGTACTTCAGGAATGGTTTGGCACCCATTGGTGGAATTCGCGTGCATATGCGCTTTTGTTTGTCGTGCTCTTTATTATGCTTCCATTGGTTATTTTACGGAGAATTG ACTCTTTGCGACATGCTTCAGCAGCATCTATTCTACTGGCGGTGCTCTTTGTTGTGCTCTGTTCAGGAATGGCCATACAAGCAATGTGGGAAGGTAAAACACAAAAAGCAAGACTTGTACCAGACTTTGCGCATGGGATGTCGTTCTTTGATCTTTTCACCACAATTCCGGTCATTGCTACAGCCTTTGGATGCCATGTTAACG TTCATCCCATAAGAGCAGAGCTAGGAAGACCTTCTCAAATGAGCTTGGCAGTTCGGATTTCTCTGGTACTCTGTATCGCCATTTACTTTGCAGTTGGCTTCTTCGGTTACGTACTATTTGGCGACTCAATTATGGCCGACATGCTCGTCAACTTTGATGCTGTTTCAGATTCCGTCATTG AGACCTTTGTTGGCGACAGATTCTATCAGATTTTTATCTCTGACCTGCGTTCTGCTTGCATTTACTTATGTGGCTGCTGTGGCCATCCCAAATATATGGTACTTCTTCCAGTTTATGGGAACAACCACAGTCGTGTGCCTCATGTTCATTTTCCCAAGCTCGCTTATTCTTAG
- the LOC113763571 gene encoding amino acid transporter AVT6C-like, protein MMAPAVKDDAGARVPLLPDLDSPPEKGPSIPGAVFNVSTSIIGAGIMSIPATLKVLGVVPAFVMIVVIGVIVDISVEFLLRFTYNGESRTYAGLMYESFGRVGSVAVQICVMLTNLGCLIIYLIIIGDVLSGKGAEHLGVLQEWFGVHWWNARAVAILFIVLFVMLPLVLYRRVESLWLSSAVSVFLAVVFVGICSVMAIYALARGETRSIRVVPELDNGASFFNLFTAFPVIITAFTFHFNVHPIGVELGKPAAMISAVRISLVLCGALYFTIGIFGYLLFGDSVMDDILVNFDQGSGSTISSLLNDIVRLSYALHLMLVFPLVNFSLRANIDELLFPKRAVLATDNKRFVILTLVLLGFSYVAAIAIPSIWYFFQFMGSTSAVCLAFIFPGVIALRDIHGISTRRDRIIAAAMVILAVVTSTIAISTNIYKLVGNKS, encoded by the exons ATGATGGCTCCGGCAGTAAAGGATGACGCCGGAGCACGCGTTCCTCTGTTGCCGGACCTCGACTCGCCACCGGAGAAAGGACCATCGATTCCCGGAGCTGTGTTCAATGTCTCCACGAGTATTATTGGTGCAGGGATTATGTCCATCCCTGCGACCCTTAAAGTCTTAGGCGTTGTACCAGCTTTTGTGATGATAGTGGTGATCGGGGTGATAGTAGATATATCGGTCGAGTTCTTGTTAAGGTTTACGTACAACGGCGAGTCTAGGACGTATGCCGGATTAATGTATGAATCTTTTGGTCGGGTTGGTTCCGTGGCGGTTCAAATTTGTGTCATGCTCACCAATCTTGGTTGCTTGATCATTTATCTAATAATCATCG GAGATGTCCTCTCTGGGAAAGGGGCAGAGCACTTGGGTGTTTTACAAGAATGGTTTGGCGTCCACTGGTGGAATGCGCGTGCGGTTGCAATCCTCTTCATAGTTTTGTTTGTCATGCTACCGCTAGTCTTGTATCGCAGAGTAG AATCTTTATGGCTTAGTTCAGCCGTATCCGTATTTCTAGCAGTTGTATTCGTTGGAATATGCTCAGTGATGGCAATATATGCACTTGCGCGTGGAGAAACTAGGAGTATAAGGGTAGTACCAGAGCTTGATAATGGAGCGTCCTTCTTCAACCTTTTCACAGCTTTTCCTGTTATCATTACAGCCTTTACATTTCACTTCAATG TTCATCCTattggagttgagcttggtaaACCTGCTGCTATGATCTCGGCCGTCAGAATCTCATTAGTACTCTGTGGTGCTCTCTACTTCACCATTGGCATTTTCGGGTACCTCCTTTTTGGGGATTCGGTCATGGATGACATACTGGTGAATTTTGATCAGGGTTCTGGTTCAACAATTAGCTCATTACTCAATGACATAGTTAGACTAAGCTATGCACTCCATTTGATGCTGGTGTTTCCACTTGTCAACTTCTCTTTGAGGGCCAACATCGATGAACTTCTGTTCCCTAAGAGGGCTGTTTTGGCAACAGATAACAAGAGATTTGTCATTCTTACTCTAGTCTTGTTAGGCTTCTCCTACGTTGCAGCAATAGCCATTCCCAGTATATGGTACTTCTTTCAGTTCATGGGATCAACTTCTGCTGTCTGCCTTGCCTTCATCTTCCCAGGCGTAATTGCTTTAAG AGATATCCACGGCATTTCAACAAGAAGGGACAGAATAATAGCAGCAGCAATGGTCATTCTAGCTGTTGTGACAAGCACCATAGCTATTTCTACGAATATATACAAGTTAGTTGGAAACAAGTCATAG
- the LOC113762406 gene encoding uncharacterized protein LOC113762406, translated as MVSTNNGEKNGGIEESNNGKVGSRVALHISTSQRGLISDEDSQNNFQNNFSALHNRLRFFKIGNLSSPSAKFYQIAHERDEISRAVPSSSLHIREQVSKLFSRKIDWNALWKISKEWFRNPMNLALFIWITCVAVSGAILFLVMTGMLNHALPKKSQRDAWFEVNNQILNALFTLMCLYQHPQRCYHLVLLVRWRPEDISKLRKIYCKNGTYKPHEWAHMMVVVSLLQLNCFAQYALCGLNLGYRRSERPAIGVGITISVAIGAPAAAALYSMLSPLGRDYESDLDEEAQLQATTAESSRASQLRRKSLEKRFSFAYRDDDGRILETRPQWSGGIFDFWDDISLAYLSLFCSFCVFGWNMERLGFGNMYVHIATFLLFCMAPFWIFNLAAININNEAVREALGVTGIFLCVFGLLYGGFWRIQMRKRFNLPPYNLCCSRPAIADCAVWLFCCWCSLAQEARTGNSYDIVEDKFYKKQVDDGGQLPISPLPREDGEFQVRSSPSSPGMSSSPPVGFRANSPSPTRFSKEYFSPGRHLPPLEEEYHTGRKDGITTPPSPSSMTREDN; from the coding sequence ATGGTGTCTACCAATAATGGTGAAAAGAATGGTGGAATTGAGGAAAGCAACAATGGTAAAGTCGGGAGTCGTGTTGCTCTGCACATTTCAACATCACAGAGGGGGTTGATAAGTGATGAAGACtctcaaaataattttcagaATAACTTCTCTGCGCTTCACAATAGACTGAGGTTCTTTAAAATTGGTAACTTGTCATCCCCTTCAGCAAAATTTTATCAGATTGCCCACGAAAGGGATGAAATTTCTCGTGCTGTACCTTCCAGCAGTCTTCACATTCGTGAGCAAGTTAGTAAGTTATTTTCCCGGAAAATTGATTGGAATGCTTTATGGAAAATTTCCAAAGAATGGTTCCGGAATCCTATGAATCTCGCTCTTTTCATCTGGATTACATGTGTTGCTGTATCTGGTGCAATTCTTTTCTTGGTCATGACTGGAATGCTAAACCATGCTTTGCCAAAGAAGTCCCAAAGAGATGCTTGGTTTGAAGTGAATAAccaaattctcaatgcattgttTACATTAATGTGTCTATATCAACATCCACAACGTTGCTATCATCTTGTGCTTCTGGTACGATGGAGACCAGAAGACATTTCAAAGCTTAGGAAGATTTATTGCAAGAATGGTACTTACAAGCCTCATGAATGGGCACACATGATGGTAGTGGTTAGTTTACTCCAGTTGAACTGTTTCGCTCAGTATGCATTATGTGGCCTTAACTTGGGATACAGGAGATCAGAGCGACCTGCTATAGGAGTTGGAATAACTATATCTGTTGCAATTGGTGCACCTGCTGCTGCCGCTCTGTACTCCATGCTTAGCCCTCTTGGAAGAGACTATGAATCTGATTTGGATGAGGAGGCACAACTTCAGGCTACCACTGCTGAGAGTAGCAGAGCGAGCCAGTTGAGGAGAAAATCACTTGAGAAGCGATTCTCATTTGCATATAGGGATGATGATGGGAGAATTCTTGAGACGAGACCACAGTGGAGTGGGGGtatttttgatttttgggaTGATATATCTTTAGCTTATCTTTCTCTGTTCTGTTCTTTTTGCGTGTTTGGTTGGAACATGGAAAGACTTGGATTCGGCAACATGTATGTGCACATTGCGACATTTCTTCTGTTTTGTATGGCTCCTTTTTGGATTTTCAATTTGGCTGCAATTAACATCAACAATGAGGCTGTCAGGGAGGCCTTGGGGGTTACTGGTATTTTCCTTTGTGTTTTTGGGTTACTATACGGTGGCTTTTGGAGGATTCAGATGCGGAAGAGGTTTAATTTGCCACCATATAACTTGTGTTGTTCCAGACCAGCTATTGCTGATTGTGCGGTATGGCTTTTCTGCTGCTGGTGCTCTCTTGCTCAGGAAGCAAGGACAGGGAATTCCTATGACATTGTGGAGGATAAATTttataagaaacaagttgaTGACGGTGGCCAATTGCCAATTTCACCTTTGCCTCGGGAAGATGGGGAGTTTCAGGTTAGGTCCAGCCCAAGTTCTCCTGGAATGAGCTCCTCCCCTCCAGTGGGTTTCAGAGCTAACTCACCTAGTCCCACTAGATTTTCAAAGGAATATTTTAGCCCTGGTAGGCACCTTCCTCCTCTGGAAGAAGAATATCATACAGGACGTAAGGATGGGATTACGACCCCACCGTCGCCTTCATCTATGACCAGAGAAGACAATTAG
- the LOC113763852 gene encoding amino acid transporter AVT6C-like isoform X1, which yields MKQQQQQQRDAGASVPLLPEVVVQSDGVGISEGASMYSAIFNASTSMVGAGIMSIPATFKVLGIIPSFVVILIVAFFVEVTVEFLLKYTRHTGELDSYGALMAESFGKPGAVALQVCVLVTNLGAMIIYLIIIGDVLSGNCSGGSIHTGVLQEWFGTHWWNSRAYALLFVVLFIMLPLVILRRIDSLRHASAASILLAVLFVVLCSGMAIQAMWEGKTQKARLVPDFAHGMSFFDLFTTIPVIATAFGCHVNVHPIRAELGRPSQMSLAVRISLVLCIAIYFAVGFFGYVLFGDSIMADMLVNFDAVSDSVIGKLLNDTIRLSYAIHLMLVFPVMNFSLRANVDELLFSKRPLLATDSIRFLSLTCVLLAFTYVAAVAIPNIWYFFQFMGTTTVVCLMFIFPSSLILRDVHCISTCRDRILAILVIVLAVGTSLIAISSNIYKYIG from the exons ATGAAACAACAACAACAGCAGCAGAGAGATGCCGGAGCAAGTGTTCCTCTTTTACCGGAGGTGGTGGTTCAGTCAGACGGGGTGGGAATATCAGAGGGGGCATCAATGTATAGTGCCATTTTTAATGCGTCAACCAGCATGGTTGGTGCAGGGATCATGTCTATTCCGGCAACTTTTAAGGTTCTGGGAATAATCCCCAGTTTCGTAGTAATCTTGATTGTTGCTTTCTTTGTTGAGGTCACGGTGGAATTCTTGTTGAAGTACACCCGTCATACGGGAGAGTTGGATTCTTACGGTGCTCTGATGGCCGAGTCATTTGGCAAGCCTGGAGCTGTTGCTCTTCAAGTTTGTGTCTTGGTCACTAACCTGGGTGCCATgattatttatttgattattatTG GAGACGTGCTCTCAGGAAATTGTTCTGGAGGGTCAATTCACACGGGTGTACTTCAGGAATGGTTTGGCACCCATTGGTGGAATTCGCGTGCATATGCGCTTTTGTTTGTCGTGCTCTTTATTATGCTTCCATTGGTTATTTTACGGAGAATTG ACTCTTTGCGACATGCTTCAGCAGCATCTATTCTACTGGCGGTGCTCTTTGTTGTGCTCTGTTCAGGAATGGCCATACAAGCAATGTGGGAAGGTAAAACACAAAAAGCAAGACTTGTACCAGACTTTGCGCATGGGATGTCGTTCTTTGATCTTTTCACCACAATTCCGGTCATTGCTACAGCCTTTGGATGCCATGTTAACG TTCATCCCATAAGAGCAGAGCTAGGAAGACCTTCTCAAATGAGCTTGGCAGTTCGGATTTCTCTGGTACTCTGTATCGCCATTTACTTTGCAGTTGGCTTCTTCGGTTACGTACTATTTGGCGACTCAATTATGGCCGACATGCTCGTCAACTTTGATGCTGTTTCAGATTCCGTCATTGGTAAATTACTCAATGACACTATTCGGTTGAGTTATGCAATTCACCTCATGCTGGTTTTTCCTGTGATGAACTTTTCCTTAAGAGCTAATGTGGACGAACTTCTCTTTTCAAAGAGACCTTTGTTGGCGACAGATTCTATCAGATTTTTATCTCTGACCTGCGTTCTGCTTGCATTTACTTATGTGGCTGCTGTGGCCATCCCAAATATATGGTACTTCTTCCAGTTTATGGGAACAACCACAGTCGTGTGCCTCATGTTCATTTTCCCAAGCTCGCTTATTCTTAG AGATGTTCATTGCATATCCACATGCCGTGATAGGATTCTGGCCATACTGGTGATCGTCCTTGCGGTAGGGACTAGTTTGATTGCCATTTCCTCTAATATATACAAGTACATTGGATAG
- the LOC113761343 gene encoding alpha-soluble NSF attachment protein, which translates to MGDQIARAEEFEKKAEKKLGGWGLFGSKHEDAADLFDKAANAYKLAKSWDQAGAVYVKLASCHLKLDSKHEAANAYADAAHCYKKTNIKESISCLEQSVNLFLEIGRLNMSARYYKEIAELHEQEQNLEQAIVYYERAADLFQSEDVNTTANQCRQKIAQFASQLEQYPKAIEIYEDIARQSLNNNLLKYGVKGHLLNAGICQLCKGDVVAINNALERYQELDPTFSGTREYRLLADLAAAIDDEDVAKFTDAVKEYDSMTQLDAWKTTLLLRVKEALKAKELEEDDLT; encoded by the exons ATGGGGGACCAGATTGCTCGAGCCGAAGAATTTGAGAAGAAAGCCGAGAAGAAGCTCGGCGGATGGGGACTCTTCGGCTCCAAACATGAAGACGCTGCCGATTTATTTGATAAGGCTGCCAACGCCTACAAACTCGCGAAATCCT GGGATCAAGCTGGAGCTGTGTATGTCAAATTGGCAAGCTGTCATCTGAAG TTGGATAGCAAACATGAAGCTGCAAATGCTTATGCTGATGCTGCTCATTGCTATAAGAAGACAAACATTAAAG AGTCTATATCTTGCTTGGAGCAGTCCGTGAATTTGTTCTTGGAAATTGGAAGGCTCAATATGTCCGCAAGATACTACAAG GAAATTGCTGAACTACATGAGCAAGAACAGAATTTGGAGCAGGCTATTGTCTACTATGAGAGAGCAGCTGATCTTTTCCAAAGTGAAGATGTCAACACCACTGCAAATCAGTGCAGGCagaaaattgcccaatttgCTTCTCAATTGGAACA ATATCCAAAGGCAATTGAGATTTATGAAGACATAGCCCGACAATCACTTAACAATAACTTGTTGAAGTACGGAGTCAAGGGGCATCTTCTTAATGCTGGCATATGCCAGCTGTGTAAAGGTGATGTTGTGGCAATCAATAATGCACTGGAGCGGTATCAG GAACTTGATCCAACGTTCTCGGGAACACGGGAGTACAGACTTTTAGCG GATTTGGCTGCTGcaattgatgatgaagatgtgGCAAAGTTTACTGATGCTGTGAAGGAATATGATAGCATGACTCAGCTG GATGCATGGAAAACTACTCTTCTCTTGAGAGTGAAGGAAGCATTGAAGGCCAAAGAGCTGGAGGAAGATGATCTTacttga
- the LOC113755211 gene encoding ankyrin-3-like — MQLSLLGDSPTTVRCATRVDQRISQSKAPDTVAGKKKKKKKKYLPCKFSLLFFFSIGFKSKTSPSDTIKDSDYEQRNCNCTPTGDTNNSSICSLVEGGPEGLRMEKLVEVSDQEIRIDFALGCKCRVNLTLTSVIPAAPVAFKVQTSAPHKFLVNPPAGLLPPLSTAPLQIILKPQSLLPPTFPRCPSDRFLIKTALAPDLTPDSIHPDFLTSWFNSVPHRPTRDLKLKVAFVGPLLLHHASGIGDIEAVRSIIKRQRSVVADLSTRDAESLYRAATQARENSDEMVSLLVEAGLKVGARAGLDDARLASKGWTELHVAAAFDRTDQVERIVRMKDLGSLDGRDKEGRTPLHLAASRGHLGCAKLLLGAGASVDARCRDGRTALFRAAATGHRQMVDMLIEMQANPNIAEKDLGRSAIDVARDKGHFEVARVLERGEAVLHAARRGELKLLESLLETGASMNFCDQYGLTAIHMAAIKGHKDAVMTLVEFGAELECQDAEGHTPLHLAVEGGCFETVEVLINRGANVNAKSKKGATPLYISRMMGYEDVSRLLSDKGAASSVSSTSPSSVLF; from the exons ATGCAGCTATCCTTGTTGGGAGACTCACCCACCACAGTCAGGTGTGCGACCCGGGTCGACCAACGGATTAGTCAGAGTAAAGCCCCGGATACCGTGgcaggcaaaaaaaaaaaaaaaaaaaaaaaatatctccCCTGTAAATTCagtcttctcttttttttctccattGGATTTAAATCCAAGACATCACCCTCAGACACCATCAAGGATTCAGATTATGAACAAAGGAATTGTAATTGTACCCCTACTGGTGATACAAACAATTCAAGCATTTGTTCATTAGTTGAGGGAGGACCGGAGGGGCTCAGGATGGAGAAATTAGTTGAGGTATCCGACCAAGAAATTCGCATAGATTTTGCTCTGGGCTGCAAATGCCGAGTCAATCTCACTCTCACCTCAGTCATTCCCGCCGCCCCCGTGGCCTTCAAGGTCCAGACCTCCGCTCCCCACAAGTTCCTCGTCAACCCACCCGCTGGACTCCTCCCTCCCTTATCCACCGCTCCCTTACAAATCATCCTCAAGCCCCAATCCCTCCTCCCTCCCACCTTCCCCCGTTGTCCTTCCGACCGTTTCCTCATCAAGACCGCCCTTGCACCCGACCTCACTCCCGATTCAATTCACCCCGACTTCCTTACCTCCTGGTTCAACTCCGTCCCCCACCGCCCCACTCGCGACCTCAAGCTCAAGGTTGCTTTTGTGGGCCCGTTGCTTCTCCACCATGCCTCCGGCATCGGAGATATCGAGGCCGTCAGGAGCATTATCAAGCGCCAAAGGTCTGTGGTTGCTGATCTCTCAACTCGGGATGCTGAGTCCTTGTATCGAGCCGCCACTCAGGCCAGGGAAAACTCGGATGAAATGGTTAGTCTGCTCGTGGAAGCTGGGCTGAAGGTTGGCGCCCGTGCGGGCTTGGATGACGCGAGGTTGGCGTCGAAGGGGTGGACGGAGTTACACGTGGCTGCGGCCTTTGATCGGACGGACCAGGTTGAGAGGATTGTGAGAATGAAGGACCTTGGTTCGCTGGATGGTAGAGATAAGGAGGGAAGGACGCCGCTGCATTTGGCGGCAAGCAGGGGACACTTGGGCTGCGCTAAGCTGTTATTAGGTGCAGGGGCGAGCGTGGACGCGAGATGCAGAGATGGTCGCACGGCTTTGTTTAGGGCCGCGGCGACTGGACATCGTCAGATGGTGGACATGTTAATTGAGATGCAAGCCAACCCAAATATAGCAGAAAAAGATCTGGGCCGTTCAGCTATTGATGTTGCACGAGATAAAGGACAC TTTGAGGTAGCGAGAGTGCTTGAGCGAGGCGAAGCAGTGCTTCATGCTGCGAGACGTGGAGAATTGAAGCTGCTTGAGTCACTGCTAGAGACGGGTGCATCCATGAACTTCTGTGATCAGTATGGTTTGACGGCAATACATATGGCTGCTATCAAAGGGCACAAAGATGCAGTTATGACACTGGTTGAATTTGGGGCTGAGTTGGAATGCCAGGATGCTGAAGGCCACACCCCGTTGCATTTGGCTGTTGAAGGTGGATGCTTCGAGACCGTGGAGGTGCTGATTAATCGAGGAGCCAATGTTAATGCCAAGAGCAAGAAAGGTGCTACTCCTCTTTACATTTCAAGAATGATGGGGTATGAAGATGTATCACGCCTTCTCAGTGACAAAGGGGCTGCTTCTTCGGTTTCCTCAACTTCACCCTCTTCCGTACTGTTTTGA